The Streptomyces avermitilis MA-4680 = NBRC 14893 genome contains a region encoding:
- a CDS encoding isopenicillin N synthase family dioxygenase, translating into MSDARTPRIPTVDLRPWLSGDPDARARIARTVDDALRTAGFLLVTGHGVDPSLRTRIRVAARAFFTLPAETKQRYAARVGGRGWLGPGAEANGYSEGTETPPDLKESLTFATHEPFEDPETNAEWYAPNVWPAEAPELREPCEEYLAEMAGLEDRLLTLLGEALGLEPDFFTKHMTHPTYGFNINWYPGTEVTGDPAPGQFRIGPHTDFGTVTILDRQAGKGGLQVYTDDGGWADAPFDPAAFTINIGDLMARWTGDRWRSGRHRVLPPPADAPAEELMSLVYFGECTPGTLVESVPAPVGRVAYEPVDSHTYLREKLNSITVD; encoded by the coding sequence GTGAGTGACGCCCGTACCCCCCGCATCCCGACCGTCGACCTGCGCCCCTGGCTCTCCGGCGACCCCGACGCCCGGGCGCGGATCGCCCGCACCGTCGACGACGCCCTTCGGACCGCCGGCTTCCTCCTGGTCACCGGCCACGGCGTGGACCCGTCCCTCCGCACCCGCATCCGGGTGGCCGCCCGCGCCTTCTTCACGCTGCCCGCCGAGACCAAGCAGCGGTACGCCGCCCGGGTCGGCGGGCGCGGCTGGCTCGGTCCCGGTGCCGAGGCCAACGGCTACTCCGAGGGCACCGAGACCCCGCCCGACCTCAAGGAGTCGCTGACGTTCGCGACGCACGAGCCGTTCGAGGACCCGGAGACCAACGCGGAGTGGTACGCGCCGAACGTCTGGCCCGCCGAGGCACCCGAGCTGCGAGAACCGTGCGAGGAGTATCTGGCGGAGATGGCCGGGCTGGAGGACCGCCTCCTCACGCTCCTCGGCGAGGCCCTCGGCCTGGAGCCGGACTTCTTCACGAAGCACATGACCCATCCGACCTACGGCTTCAACATCAACTGGTACCCGGGCACGGAGGTGACCGGCGACCCGGCCCCCGGCCAGTTCCGCATCGGCCCGCACACCGACTTCGGCACGGTCACGATCCTCGACCGCCAGGCCGGCAAGGGCGGTCTCCAGGTGTACACGGACGACGGCGGCTGGGCGGACGCGCCCTTCGACCCGGCGGCGTTCACCATCAACATCGGCGATCTGATGGCCCGTTGGACGGGAGACCGGTGGCGCTCGGGACGGCACCGCGTGCTGCCCCCGCCCGCCGACGCGCCCGCCGAGGAGCTGATGTCGCTGGTCTACTTCGGCGAGTGCACACCGGGGACACTCGTGGAGTCGGTCCCGGCGCCGGTGGGCCGCGTCGCATACGAACCGGTCGACTCCCACACGTACCTACGGGAGAAGCTGAATTCGATCACAGTCGACTGA
- a CDS encoding nucleoside deaminase: MDQAQARAWLATAVEEARAGLAEGGIPIGAALYGADGALLGRGHNRRVQDDDPSMHAETAAFRSAGRQRTYRGTTMVTTLSPCWYCSGLVRQFGISRVVVGEAATFHGGHDWLAEHGVEIVLLDDPECTALLRGFIKNNPALWNEDIGE; the protein is encoded by the coding sequence ATGGATCAGGCACAGGCACGCGCATGGCTCGCCACGGCCGTCGAGGAGGCCCGCGCCGGGCTGGCCGAGGGCGGCATCCCCATCGGCGCCGCGCTGTACGGCGCGGACGGCGCCCTGCTCGGCCGCGGCCACAACCGCCGCGTCCAGGACGACGACCCGTCGATGCACGCGGAGACGGCGGCGTTCCGCAGCGCCGGACGGCAGCGGACGTACCGCGGTACGACGATGGTGACGACCCTCTCGCCGTGCTGGTACTGCTCCGGCCTGGTCCGCCAGTTCGGCATCTCGCGGGTCGTGGTGGGCGAGGCGGCCACCTTCCACGGCGGCCACGACTGGCTGGCGGAGCACGGCGTGGAGATCGTGCTCCTCGACGATCCCGAGTGCACCGCCCTGCTGCGCGGCTTCATCAAGAACAACCCGGCACTGTGGAACGAGGACATCGGTGAGTGA
- a CDS encoding GNAT family N-acetyltransferase has protein sequence MTLLRFEHVGGEASPRSLQDWRHVHNTIIPAHVLSLDDVRERAGRNRLEVAYLDDVLVGCSTVRPPADAPTPDAPATATVIARVLAAHRGRGFGGEMYERGLKHARALGAQVIETVVLSSNPDGLRFALKHGFAETERYLLPGDTVPWIDLRLSV, from the coding sequence GTGACCCTTCTTCGCTTCGAACACGTGGGCGGCGAGGCCTCTCCCCGGTCCCTCCAGGACTGGCGGCACGTCCACAACACGATCATCCCCGCGCATGTCCTGTCCCTCGACGACGTACGTGAGCGCGCCGGCCGCAACCGCCTGGAGGTCGCCTACCTCGACGACGTCCTGGTCGGCTGCTCGACCGTGCGCCCGCCCGCGGACGCCCCGACCCCGGACGCCCCGGCCACCGCCACGGTGATCGCCCGCGTTCTCGCCGCCCACCGCGGGCGGGGTTTCGGCGGGGAGATGTACGAGCGGGGGCTGAAGCACGCTCGCGCACTCGGCGCGCAGGTGATCGAGACCGTCGTCCTGAGTTCCAACCCGGACGGCCTGCGGTTCGCCCTGAAGCACGGGTTCGCCGAGACCGAGCGCTATCTGCTGCCGGGCGACACCGTCCCCTGGATCGACCTCCGGCTCTCCGTCTGA
- a CDS encoding PLD nuclease N-terminal domain-containing protein: MLRYLPFLLVLALWIYAFIDCLNTPEEEVRGLPKVVWVIIILLFGEVLVGPIAWLVAGRARRGPAGGSTPSEWHRNHRAEFVAPDDNPEFLQSLKAESKKDEALLKDWEADLRRREEELRRRESGEDSKD; this comes from the coding sequence ATGCTCAGGTATCTGCCGTTCCTGCTGGTCCTGGCGCTGTGGATCTACGCCTTCATCGACTGCCTGAACACCCCCGAGGAGGAGGTGCGGGGGCTGCCGAAGGTGGTGTGGGTGATCATCATCCTGCTCTTCGGCGAGGTGCTCGTCGGCCCGATCGCCTGGCTCGTCGCGGGCCGGGCGCGGCGCGGCCCGGCGGGCGGTTCGACGCCGTCCGAATGGCATCGCAACCACCGCGCCGAGTTCGTCGCGCCCGACGACAATCCCGAGTTCCTCCAGTCCCTCAAGGCCGAGAGCAAGAAGGACGAGGCACTGCTGAAGGACTGGGAGGCCGATCTGCGCCGCCGCGAGGAGGAACTGCGCCGGCGCGAGAGCGGCGAGGACTCCAAGGACTGA
- a CDS encoding menaquinone biosynthesis decarboxylase yields MAYDDLRSLLRALEREGDLKRIKAEVDPYLEVGEIVDRVQKAGGPALLFENVRGSAMPLAMNVFGTDRRLLKALGLKSYGEITDKIGGLLKPELPHGFVGVREAFGKLGAMTHVPPRKVKDAPVQEVVLRGDDVDLDQLPALFTWPQDGGSFFNLGLTHTKDPESGIRNLGLYRLQRHDKRTIGMHWQIHKDSRNHYQVAARRGERLPVAIAFGCPPAVTYASTAPLPGDIDEYLFAGFIQGKRIEMVDCKTVPLQVPAQAEVVLEGWLEPGEMLPEGPFGDHTGFYTPQEPFPALKIDCVTMRKRPLLQSIVVGRPPTEDGPLGRATERFFLPLLKIIVPDIVDYHLPEAGGFHNCAIVSIDKKYPKHAQKVMHAVWGAHMMSLTKLIVIVDSDCDVHDLHEVAWRALGNTDYARDLTVVEGPVDHLDHASYQQFWGGKAGIDATRKWPEEGYTRDGGWPEMVLSDAETAAKVDRRWKEYGL; encoded by the coding sequence ATGGCTTACGACGATCTTCGCTCGCTGCTGAGGGCGCTGGAGCGCGAGGGCGACCTCAAGCGCATCAAGGCCGAGGTCGACCCGTATCTGGAGGTCGGGGAGATCGTCGACCGGGTGCAGAAGGCGGGCGGCCCGGCGCTGCTGTTCGAGAACGTGCGCGGGTCGGCGATGCCGCTCGCGATGAACGTGTTCGGCACGGACCGGCGGCTGCTCAAGGCCCTCGGGCTGAAGTCGTACGGCGAGATCACCGACAAGATCGGCGGCCTGCTGAAGCCGGAGCTGCCGCACGGGTTCGTCGGGGTGCGCGAGGCGTTCGGCAAGCTGGGCGCGATGACGCACGTGCCGCCGAGGAAGGTGAAGGACGCCCCGGTCCAGGAGGTCGTCCTGCGCGGGGACGACGTCGACCTCGACCAGCTCCCGGCCCTGTTCACCTGGCCCCAGGACGGCGGCTCGTTCTTCAACCTGGGCCTGACCCACACCAAGGACCCCGAGAGCGGCATCCGCAATCTCGGGCTCTACCGCCTCCAGCGCCACGACAAGCGCACCATCGGCATGCACTGGCAGATCCACAAGGACAGCCGGAACCACTACCAGGTGGCCGCGCGGCGGGGCGAGAGGCTGCCCGTCGCGATCGCCTTCGGGTGCCCGCCCGCGGTGACGTACGCTTCCACGGCCCCGCTGCCCGGGGACATCGACGAGTACCTCTTCGCCGGGTTCATCCAGGGCAAGCGGATCGAGATGGTCGACTGCAAGACGGTCCCGCTCCAGGTCCCGGCGCAGGCCGAGGTCGTACTGGAGGGGTGGCTGGAGCCGGGCGAGATGCTCCCCGAGGGGCCGTTCGGCGACCACACCGGCTTCTACACGCCGCAGGAGCCGTTCCCCGCGCTGAAGATCGACTGTGTGACGATGCGGAAGCGTCCGCTGCTCCAGTCGATCGTGGTCGGCCGGCCGCCGACGGAGGACGGACCGCTGGGCCGGGCGACGGAGCGTTTCTTCCTGCCCCTGTTGAAGATCATCGTGCCGGACATCGTGGACTACCACCTGCCCGAGGCGGGCGGCTTCCACAACTGCGCGATCGTCTCCATCGACAAGAAGTACCCGAAGCACGCCCAGAAGGTGATGCACGCGGTCTGGGGCGCGCACATGATGTCCCTGACCAAGCTGATCGTGATCGTCGACTCCGACTGCGACGTGCACGATCTGCACGAGGTCGCCTGGCGGGCGCTCGGCAACACGGACTACGCCCGCGACCTCACGGTCGTCGAAGGCCCCGTTGACCATCTCGACCACGCCTCGTACCAGCAGTTCTGGGGCGGCAAGGCGGGGATCGACGCGACGCGGAAGTGGCCCGAGGAGGGCTACACCCGGGACGGCGGGTGGCCCGAGATGGTGCTCTCCGACGCGGAGACGGCGGCGAAGGTCGACCGCCGCTGGAAGGAGTACGGACTGTGA
- the mqnP gene encoding menaquinone biosynthesis prenyltransferase MqnP, giving the protein MTSASAALPQQPGRTKAFLRLVMIEHSVFALPFAYIAALTAMFQWDRNIHWVRLLLVTVAMVGLRTFAMAANRIIDREIDARNPRTAHRELVTGAMSVRHAWTGALVALVFFLGAAALLNPLCLALAPIAVIPMVVYPYGKRFTNFPQAILGLAQAMGPVGGWLAISGEWSWDAVILGLAVGVWIGGFDLIYACQDVETDREVGVMSVPARFGIQAAIWGARVCHAITTALLVWYAFATDAGAFFWFGLVIVAGAFLYEHSIVKPHDLSRLNRAFFSTNGFIGISLFVCALGDLLVRGLTV; this is encoded by the coding sequence GTGACCTCCGCATCCGCGGCGCTCCCGCAGCAGCCCGGCCGCACCAAGGCCTTCCTGCGCCTGGTGATGATCGAGCACTCCGTCTTCGCGCTGCCCTTCGCCTACATCGCCGCGCTGACCGCGATGTTCCAGTGGGACAGGAACATCCACTGGGTGAGGCTGCTGCTCGTCACGGTCGCGATGGTCGGTCTGCGCACCTTCGCCATGGCGGCCAACCGGATCATCGACCGGGAGATCGACGCCCGCAATCCCCGTACGGCCCACCGTGAGCTGGTCACCGGCGCGATGTCGGTGCGGCACGCGTGGACGGGCGCGCTGGTGGCGCTGGTCTTCTTCCTGGGCGCGGCGGCGCTGCTGAACCCGCTGTGCCTGGCCCTCGCCCCCATCGCGGTGATCCCGATGGTGGTGTACCCGTACGGCAAGCGGTTCACGAACTTCCCGCAGGCGATCCTGGGTCTGGCCCAGGCGATGGGACCGGTCGGCGGCTGGCTGGCGATCAGCGGCGAGTGGTCCTGGGACGCGGTGATCCTGGGTCTCGCGGTCGGCGTCTGGATCGGCGGCTTCGATCTGATCTACGCCTGCCAGGACGTCGAGACGGACCGTGAGGTCGGGGTGATGTCGGTGCCGGCGCGCTTCGGCATCCAGGCCGCGATCTGGGGCGCCCGTGTCTGCCACGCCATCACCACGGCGCTCCTCGTCTGGTACGCCTTCGCCACCGACGCGGGTGCGTTCTTCTGGTTCGGCCTGGTCATCGTCGCGGGCGCGTTCCTCTACGAGCACTCCATCGTCAAGCCGCACGACCTGTCCCGCCTGAACCGGGCGTTCTTCTCTACGAACGGTTTCATCGGGATCAGCCTGTTCGTGTGTGCGCTGGGTGATTTGCTGGTGCGCGGGCTCACCGTGTAG
- a CDS encoding UbiX family flavin prenyltransferase has product MPWIVGVSGASGTPYAAAVLRALVERGESVDLVVSRASRLTLLDETGLPFRDAHWRDDLRAWLARGADGKPDTFDAFEDHLDAVRHWSAGDLAAGPSSGSYPSKGMLIVPASTACVAGVALGLSKDLLQRAASVTLKEGRKLVVAVRETPLNGQTLRHLVSLDEAGATVLPASPAFYAGATHIQDLVDFVAGRVLDAAGVEHHLYRRWEGELGGGSRGGTT; this is encoded by the coding sequence GTGCCTTGGATCGTAGGGGTGTCCGGTGCATCCGGTACGCCGTACGCCGCCGCGGTGCTGCGGGCGCTTGTGGAGCGGGGAGAGAGCGTCGACCTGGTCGTCAGCAGGGCCTCCCGGCTCACGCTGCTCGACGAGACCGGTCTGCCCTTCCGGGACGCCCACTGGCGGGACGATCTGCGGGCGTGGCTGGCGCGGGGCGCCGACGGGAAGCCGGACACCTTCGACGCCTTCGAGGACCATCTCGACGCCGTACGGCACTGGAGCGCCGGTGACCTGGCAGCGGGGCCGTCCTCCGGTTCGTACCCCTCGAAGGGCATGCTCATCGTGCCCGCCTCCACGGCCTGCGTCGCCGGAGTCGCCCTCGGCCTGTCGAAGGACCTGTTGCAGCGCGCCGCGAGCGTGACGCTCAAGGAGGGGCGCAAGCTGGTCGTCGCCGTGCGGGAGACCCCGCTGAACGGGCAGACGCTGCGGCACCTGGTCTCCCTGGACGAGGCGGGCGCCACCGTGCTGCCCGCCTCGCCGGCGTTCTACGCGGGGGCCACGCACATCCAGGACCTGGTGGACTTCGTCGCCGGGCGGGTGCTCGACGCGGCGGGCGTCGAGCACCACCTGTACCGCCGGTGGGAGGGCGAACTCGGCGGCGGCTCCCGCGGCGGCACCACCTGA
- a CDS encoding Lrp/AsnC family transcriptional regulator produces MDAVDRQLIQALRENGRASYAELGRLVGLSGPSVTDRINRLEAAGVITGYRATVDSASLGLGVTALIGISLSDAADHEDVAHRLRDLSEIEDCWFIAGDDSFMLKVRSSDVDELEKTIRRLSGTKGVSRTRTTIVLSTKWENRVGELPEEG; encoded by the coding sequence ATGGACGCGGTGGACAGGCAGCTCATCCAGGCCCTCAGGGAGAACGGCCGGGCCTCCTACGCGGAGCTGGGGCGCCTCGTCGGTCTGTCGGGACCCAGCGTCACCGACCGCATCAACCGGCTGGAGGCGGCCGGGGTCATCACCGGTTACCGCGCCACCGTCGACTCCGCCTCGCTCGGTCTCGGCGTCACGGCCCTGATCGGCATCTCGCTCTCCGACGCCGCCGACCACGAGGACGTGGCCCACCGGCTGCGGGACCTCAGCGAGATCGAGGACTGCTGGTTCATCGCGGGCGACGACTCGTTCATGCTCAAGGTGCGCTCGAGCGACGTGGACGAGCTGGAGAAGACCATCCGCCGGCTGTCCGGAACGAAGGGTGTCTCCCGGACCCGTACGACGATCGTGCTCTCCACGAAGTGGGAGAACCGGGTCGGAGAGTTGCCCGAAGAGGGCTAG
- the mqnE gene encoding aminofutalosine synthase MqnE, with protein sequence MDVGLKRELEDKVRAGERLTREDGIALYESDDLAWLGGLAHEVRTRKNGDVVHFNVNRHLNMTNVCTASCAYCSFQRKPGEKDAYTMRIEEAVRLAKTMEGENLTELHIVNGLHPNLPWRYYPRSLSELKKALPNVSLKAFTATEIHHFETISGLSASEILDELIEAGLESLTGGGAEIFDWEVRQHIVDHRTHWEDWSRIHRLAHEKGLKTPSTMLYGHIEEPRHRVDHVLRLRELQDETGGFQVFIPLRYQHDFVDMKDGKVRNRLQARTQMATGAEALKTFAVSRLLFDNVPHVKVFWVMHGVQTAQLALQHGADDMDGSVVEYKITHDADNYGTPNKLTREDLLDLIRDAGFRPVERNTRYEIIREYDGPDPARRESPQPMRV encoded by the coding sequence ATGGATGTCGGGCTCAAGCGCGAGCTGGAGGACAAGGTCCGGGCCGGTGAGCGGCTGACCCGCGAGGACGGCATCGCGCTCTACGAGTCGGACGACCTGGCCTGGCTGGGCGGGCTCGCCCACGAGGTGCGGACGCGGAAGAACGGCGACGTCGTCCACTTCAACGTCAACCGCCACCTCAACATGACGAACGTGTGCACCGCGTCCTGCGCGTACTGCTCGTTCCAGCGCAAGCCGGGCGAGAAGGACGCGTACACGATGCGCATCGAGGAGGCCGTCCGCCTCGCCAAGACGATGGAGGGCGAGAACCTCACCGAGCTGCACATCGTCAACGGCCTGCACCCGAACCTGCCGTGGCGCTACTACCCGCGGTCCCTGAGCGAGCTGAAGAAGGCGCTGCCGAACGTCTCGCTGAAGGCCTTCACGGCGACGGAGATCCACCACTTCGAGACGATCTCCGGGCTGTCCGCCTCCGAGATCCTCGACGAGCTGATCGAGGCCGGTCTGGAGTCGCTGACCGGCGGCGGCGCGGAGATCTTCGACTGGGAGGTCCGGCAGCACATCGTCGACCACCGCACCCACTGGGAAGACTGGTCGCGCATCCACCGGCTGGCGCACGAGAAGGGGCTCAAGACCCCGTCCACCATGCTGTACGGGCACATCGAGGAGCCCCGCCACCGCGTCGACCACGTGCTGCGGCTGCGGGAACTCCAGGACGAGACCGGCGGCTTCCAGGTCTTCATCCCGCTGCGCTACCAGCACGACTTCGTCGACATGAAGGACGGCAAGGTCCGCAACCGGCTCCAGGCGCGCACGCAGATGGCGACCGGCGCCGAGGCCCTGAAGACCTTCGCGGTCTCCCGCCTCCTCTTCGACAACGTCCCGCACGTCAAGGTCTTCTGGGTGATGCACGGCGTGCAGACCGCCCAGCTCGCGCTCCAGCACGGCGCCGACGACATGGACGGCTCGGTCGTCGAGTACAAGATCACGCACGACGCGGACAACTACGGCACGCCGAACAAGCTGACCCGTGAGGACCTGCTCGACCTGATCCGCGACGCCGGTTTCCGTCCGGTCGAGCGGAACACGCGGTACGAGATCATCCGCGAGTACGACGGCCCGGACCCGGCGCGCCGGGAGTCGCCGCAGCCGATGCGGGTCTGA
- a CDS encoding GNAT family N-acetyltransferase, protein MAPTFELDPAITPALREGVLALWADVSNAGGSVGFVPPVTVDDIRPELVKHFVALAEGRTRLLVGRDDEGAVAATAFLTHNTHRLMRHWVWLYTVMVHPRHQGKGYGRDLLAAAEDAASGLDGIEAIRLTCRGGEGLENFYASCGYKEVGRVPGAIRVAPGDERDDITMLLPLARTGY, encoded by the coding sequence ATGGCGCCCACCTTCGAACTGGACCCCGCGATCACGCCCGCCCTGCGGGAGGGCGTGCTCGCGCTGTGGGCGGACGTGTCGAACGCGGGCGGCTCCGTCGGCTTCGTGCCGCCGGTGACCGTGGACGACATACGGCCGGAACTGGTGAAGCACTTCGTCGCCCTGGCGGAGGGGCGGACCCGGCTTCTCGTCGGGCGGGACGACGAGGGGGCGGTCGCCGCGACGGCGTTCCTCACGCACAACACCCACCGGCTGATGCGGCACTGGGTGTGGCTCTACACGGTGATGGTGCACCCCCGCCACCAGGGCAAGGGCTACGGGCGGGACCTGCTGGCCGCCGCCGAGGACGCCGCCTCGGGCCTCGACGGGATCGAGGCGATACGGCTCACCTGCCGGGGCGGCGAGGGGCTGGAGAACTTCTACGCGTCCTGCGGCTACAAGGAGGTCGGCCGCGTGCCCGGCGCGATACGGGTGGCGCCCGGGGACGAGCGGGACGACATCACCATGCTGCTGCCGCTGGCGCGCACCGGGTACTGA
- a CDS encoding DUF4229 domain-containing protein: protein MLRYTLMRLGIFVGCLVVVWGLVYSGIAPRGLGDSNYMWVVLLSLVISAPISFVVLRGERDRASAEVIARVDRAKANLEANRNQEDVADDAARAQGRAS from the coding sequence ATGCTCCGCTACACACTGATGCGCCTCGGGATCTTCGTGGGCTGCCTCGTGGTCGTCTGGGGTCTCGTCTACTCCGGTATCGCTCCCCGCGGCCTCGGTGACTCCAACTACATGTGGGTCGTCCTGCTCTCGCTCGTGATCTCCGCGCCGATCAGCTTCGTGGTGCTGCGGGGGGAGCGCGACCGGGCGTCGGCCGAGGTGATCGCACGGGTCGACCGGGCGAAGGCGAACCTGGAGGCCAACCGCAACCAGGAGGACGTCGCGGACGACGCGGCGCGGGCACAGGGCCGGGCTTCCTAG